Genomic segment of Agrobacterium larrymoorei:
TTGCGCCGCGCTGCACGAAAACGCGGGTACCATTCGAGCAGACCTGACCGGAGGAATAGAAGTTGCCGAGCATGGCCCCGCCAACGGCGCTTTCAATATCGGCATCATCAAAGACGATCAGCGGCGACTTGCCGCCGAGTTCCATCGTTACGTGCTTCAGGTGCCCGGCAGCGGCAGCGGCGACCTTGCGGCCTGTCGGCACGGAGCCGGTGAGCGACACCTTGGCGACATCTTTGTGGTTGACCAGCAGCGGGCCGGTATCGCGGTCGCCCTGAATGACGTTGAACAGGCCCTTGGGCAAACCGGCTTCGATCAAAATTTCGGCAATCTTCAGCGCGCCGAGCGGCGTGTTTTCCGATGGTTTGAAGACCATGGCATTGCCCGCCACGAGTGCTGGAGCCGCCTTCCAGCAGGCGATCTGCTGCGGGTAGTTCCACGCACCAATGCCGACGCAGACGCCGAGCGGCACGCGCTTGGTATAGGCAAAATCACCACCCAGCGGAATGTAATCGCCATTCAGCGCAGACGGCGCGATGCCGCCGAAGAACTCGAAGCTGTCGGCACCGGAGGTCGGGTCGGCGACGATGGTTTCCTGAATGGGCTTGCCGGTATCCAGCGTTTCCAGTTCGGAAAGCTCGCGGTTGCGCTCGCGCATGATATCCGCCGCACGGCGCAGAATGCGCCCGCGTGCCGTCGGGCTCATCGCCGCCCATTCTTTCTGGGCGCGCTTGGCAGAGGCCACGGCACGTTCCACGATGGCAGGTGTCGCGGCATGCAGCCGGGCGATGACTTCGCCGGTAGCGGGATAGATGCTCTCGATGACAGTGCCGTTGGTGTCTTCGACATACTCGCCATCGATGAAATGCGAGGCTTTGGGCTGGGCTTTCAACGTCATTATATTGATCCTCAAAGAATGCGGATGGACGGCTTGTTGTCCGAAAACTGTTTCAGCTGTGTGTCGAAATAATCCTCGACCAGCGCGGGCGCTGCGGACAGGCCAAGCGGCGCGGCTTGCAGGCTGTGGCGAATATAGAGACCGTCGATCATGGCCGCCGCCCCTTCCGCAATCCGCGCCGCGTCATCAGGCGGGCAGAGGCGGTTAAGGCTGTCCATGATGTTGGAGCGAAGGCGCTTGGTATAGACTACGAGCAGTCTTCGCGTTTCTTCCGAACGCTGCGCCTCCACGTAAAAGGCCAGCCATGCGGCAACCGTTTCCTGGGTGAACTGATCGCTCTGGAAAGAGACACGCACGATGGCGCTGAGCCGCTCACGCGGGCCGGAAGCGCGGGTCAAGGCGGCAATGGCGTCGCGCCGCAAATCACGCAGCAGGCTGCGAATGGTTTCCAGCAAAAGCTGCTGCTTGCTGCCGAAATAGTGATGCGCAAGCGCTGCAGAAACGCCCGCCTCGCGCGCGATATCCGACATCGTTACATTCAGAGAACCATGATGGCCTATGGTGCGGAGGGCAGCATCCACCAGCGCCTTGCGCCGCAGCGGCTCCATTCCAACTTTGGGCATGAGCAATCTCCTTTACGCGCTCTTTTATTCTTGATTGATTGATCAATCAATAAAAAATGCGACACGCAAATGTGTGCCCCGCGCCATATCGAGCTCTTCTAATACTTTGCGCTTATGGGGGATTGCTGCTAATGTTCGGGCACTTGCAGTGGAAGGGCGTAAGTCGAATTGATGACCCGCAACCGCTTCTTAAAGCCTGGGTCTGACCAGCATTTCTTTTCCCGCTCTTCCTATTTGAGAAAACGAACGTTTACGCCGGAACCAACGGCGGAGGTTTACGTTTCTCGGTCGCATAACGCGTTTGTGCTAAAATAATAATCACTTAAGTTCATCCGGTTGGCCGCGGCTGAACGAAAAACAAGGCCAAAAATGGTGTTTGCCAAGGGATGATCCCGTGGCGGGCCATTCGAATAGGAGGAAACACGATGCCGATGGTTACCGTCTCCATTTCCCCGGAACAGGCCACGAAAATGCGCGAGGCTGTTGCCGGTGGCTCCTACGCTTCCGGTAGCGAAGTTGTGCGCGCCGCGCTCAGACTATGGGTCGCCTCCGTGGAGCAGGAAAACGCATCCTCGCCTGTATCGCCAGAGGCTGCCGAAGAGCATTTGAACGTTGCGGATCTCTACGCCGCCCACTCCAGACGCCGCCATGGTTGACAATGGATTTCCAAACTCCACTGCATTTTAAATGACTGAAATATAAGACATAAAACTTTCATCAAACCGTCACATAGCGGAAAGTTTTCGTTGAGAACTTTCCGTCAATGTCCATCAAAAAGTACCCGCATCCGCCGCGTTCTAGAGCGTTTCCTTGTTAAATGGAAACGCTCTAAGGCAGGTTACAGGTCTTCATACGGTGGAGATATATTCATGTTGTCTACGGCTATCGATCATGAAGCCATAAGACGGTTTGCCAGCGGTCAGATGATTTCCATGGCGAAGCTCGTTCTGGAATCTGCCTTTCAGCCCATCGTGGAAGCGACGACCGGAACCGTGTTCGGTTACGAGTCGCTGATGCGCGGCTATGACCGGATCGGCTTTTCCAATCCACTTGAGCTTCTCGATCATGTCGAAGCGGACGGACAGCTGGTTGCTTTGGAGCAGATGCTGGCGGGCCGGGCTTTGGCCAAGTTTTCCACCCTGCCGGAATTTTCCTCGGCGACGCTGTTTCTGAACCTCGATGTCCGCCTCATCCGCCACGGCGATGCCATTCTGGATACGCTGCTGGCGCATTTGGCAAAGGCCGAGATTCCACCTTCCTCCATCTGCTTCGAGCTTTCCGAGCGGTTCGATAATACCAGCGTGCCGGAATTCTCGACGCTGATCAGCCGCATGCGACGCGAAGGCTTTAAGCTCGCCATCGACGATTTCGGCGTCGGCCATGGCGAGATGAAGCTGCTCTGCGACTTTCCGGTCGATTATCTGAAAATCGACCGCTATTTCATCGAGGGTGTCGATAGCAACCCGCGCAAGCGCCACATGGTGAAGAACATCGTCAACATCGCGCACGTACTTGGCGTGCGGGTGATTGCCGAGGGCATTGAGACGGAAGCGGAGTTTCTGGCGTGCCGTGAGCATGGCGTCGATCTGGTGCAGGGCTGGTTCATCTCCCGCCCCACTACGTTCGTCACCGAATTGCAGACGGCTTTTCCGCACCTTCAGCACTTGGGCGAAACGCGCCGCAGCAGCCAGACGCTGGACGAAATCCTCATCCGCCGACAGATCGAGCGCCTGCCGACCGTGTTTGAAAATGACAGTATCGACAGCGTTTTCGAACTCTTCCGCCGCAACCCGGCACAGGCTTTCTTCCCGGTTCTCAATGCCAATGGCGAGCCGCGCGGCGTCATCAACGAATATCATCTGAAGGAATATATCTATCAGCCGTTCGGGCGCGATTTGCTGAAGAACAAGGTCTATGAGCGCACGATTTCTCACTTCGTGGATGGCGCGCCCATCGTCGGTCTCGATGCCGATGCCGATCAGCTGATGAATATTTTCGCCAATATGGGTGGCAGCGCCTGCGTTATTTTGACAGAGAATATGCGTTATGTAGGCGTGGTTTCCGCCGCTTCGCTCATCAAGGTCATCAACGAGAAGCAGCTGAAGCTGGCGCAGGAGCAGAACCCCCTCACCGCCCTTCCTGGCAACCGCGCCATCAGCGGCTTCATCGAGGATGCCTGCGGCGACAATGATGACAACCGCTTCTTCTGCTACTGCGATTTCGATAACTTCAAGCCGTTCAACGACAAATACGGCTTCCACGTCGGCGACCACGCCATCGGCCTGTTTTCCGCGCTGATGCGGCGCTACTTCTTCGCCGGGGGCTGTTTCCTCGGCCATATCGGCGGCGACGATTTCTTCATCGGCGTGCGCGACTGGACGAAGGAAGAACTGACCGAAATTCTGGAACGTCTGCTCAGTGATTTTCACGATGATGTGGTTGCGCTTTACTCCGATGAGGACCGCGCGGCGGGCCAGATCAAAGGGCATGATCGCTTTGGCGTCGAGCGTGATTTCGCACTGCTGCGCTGCTCTATCGGCGTGTTGCAGTTGCCGAAAGAATTGATCATCGGGAGCCCCGAAAAGATCGGAGCAGAAATCGCCAGTATCAAAAAGGCCGCCAAGGAAAGCGATTCCGGACTGGTTATTCGGAGCTATGGCGAGACGAAGTAATGCCTCCCTCATTCCTGTCCTCGGACTTGATCCGGGGATCAGTCACAGGAATCCAGTCAGCCAAGTCTTTGGGATGAAAAGACTCTTTCGCCGCGCAGACACACCACCTCCGTCATACCGGGCTTGACCCGGTATCCAGCAGCCTTGCGTTTGCAAGGCAAAAGAGTCCTCTGCGATCAAAGACTTGATCGCACTGGACCCCGGCTCGGGGCCGGGGTGACGGCACCTGAAGTCACAGAAATCCATCCAATTATCATCCACAGCGGCAATACGCCTCCTTTCATAAGCCGTCCGGCTGACCTAAGTTCAGGTCATTGATAAGCTTCGAGGAGGCCCCTTATGACTTTGCCATCCACCATGCGTTTCGTTGATCTGCCAAGCTTCGGCGGGCCCGAGGTCATGACGTTTTCGAACGGTTCCCTGCCCTCGCCCAAGGCCGGGGAAATTCTGGTGAAGGTAGAGGCGGCGGGCATCAACCGGCCTGATGTGGCGCAGCGTCAGGGCAATTATCCTGCGCCAAAAGACGCAAGCCCTGTGCTGGGCCTGGAAATTGCCGGAGAGGTCGTGGCGCTTGGCGAAGGTGTCAGCGACTACAAGATTGGCGATCACGTCTGTGCGCTGGCAAATGGTGGCGGCTACGCGGAATATTGCGTGGTGCCTGCCGGGCAGGCCCTGCCGTTCCCCAGGGGATATGATGCGGTGAAAGCCGCGGCTCTGCCGGAAACCTTCTTCACCGTATGGGCCAATCTGTTCCAGATGGCAGGCCTGACCGAAGGCGAGAGCGTGCTGATCCATGGCGGCAGCAGCGGCATCGGCACGACGGCCATCCAGCTTGCCAAGGCATTCGGCGCGGAGGTCTACACGACTGCGGGCTCGAAGGAAAAATGCGATGCCTGCGAAAAACTCGGCGCAAAGCGGGCGATCAATTATCGCGAGGAAGATTTCGCCGCCGTCATCAAGGAAGAGACTGGCGGCAAGGGCGTAGACGTCATCCTCGACATGATCGGCGCATCCTATTTCGAAAAGAACATCGCCTCGCTCGCCAAAGACGGCTGCCTCTCCATCATCGCCTTCCTCGGCGGTACGATTGCGGAAAAGGTCGATCTGCGCCCCATCATGGTCAAACGCCTCACCGTCACCGGCTCCACCATGCGCCCGCGCACAGCAGACGAAAAACGCGCAATCCGCGATGAGCTGGTGGAGCAGGTCTGGCCCTTGCTGGAGACTGGGAAACTCGCGCCTGTGATCCATGATGTGATTGATTTCGCGCAGGTTGCCGAAGGTCACAGGTTGATGGAAAGCAGTGGGCATATTGGAAAGATCGTGATGCGGGTTGGCTGAACCCGTACGGCATCTGTTGTTTTCATTGACAACAGATGCAGATGTTGTCAATGATGACAACATGAGAGCCGTTCTTATCGAGAAAATGCGCAAAGTTATCAGCGAAACGGCTTTCTTCGAGGTTGTGCTGTGGCATTTGCCGGAGCCTGTTCCGGGTAGTGAACATCCGTTCAAGTATCGGCTGGCCTTGGTGATCAACGGTGAATGCGTGCTTCGATACGATAACGAGCGTGGCAAGGGCGACCATCGCCATATTGATGGACAAGAACAACCCATCGTGTTTTTGGGCTTGGAAGAGCTTTTCGAGGCGTTTCAAACCGATATGGAAAGGATCCTGATATGACGACATTGACAGTGCGGCTCAGCACGATGGACGACATGAAGGCCCGTTTTGCGAAAGCAGGACAACTCGCCATGTCGGGAAAGGCAATAGACGCCAAGCCTTCGATCGAGTTTTCGAGTTACGATGACCTCCACCGCATTCTTGCGCCGCTAAGGTTGGCAATCGTTAGAACCCTTGTAGGGCAAGGAGCACTTTCCATCCGCGAAGTGGCGCGTCGCGTTGGACGGGATGTTCAGGCGGTGCATCGGGATATCACGACGCTGATAAATTCGGGTATCATTGACCGGCACGAAAACGGCGTGGAATTTCCTTACGATCAGATCCATTTCGAGTTCGATGTGACGGCTGAAAAAGCCGCTTGAATTCGACACCCCTTGCAATCCCTGCGAATCGTATTACCTTTCTCTTATGTTCAACGTAGAGAAAGGAAGGTGATCCAATGTCTAGTGAGATTTCGGTCTTCGTAGCAGGCAATGGAAAGGATTTGATTTTGACGAGGCAGCCCTCGGCCTGATCCGCCTTCCCTTTGAAACGTTGCAAAGCGTTTCGGGTCTGAGACAATGGCCAAACTCATGGAAG
This window contains:
- the betB gene encoding betaine-aldehyde dehydrogenase — translated: MKAQPKASHFIDGEYVEDTNGTVIESIYPATGEVIARLHAATPAIVERAVASAKRAQKEWAAMSPTARGRILRRAADIMRERNRELSELETLDTGKPIQETIVADPTSGADSFEFFGGIAPSALNGDYIPLGGDFAYTKRVPLGVCVGIGAWNYPQQIACWKAAPALVAGNAMVFKPSENTPLGALKIAEILIEAGLPKGLFNVIQGDRDTGPLLVNHKDVAKVSLTGSVPTGRKVAAAAAGHLKHVTMELGGKSPLIVFDDADIESAVGGAMLGNFYSSGQVCSNGTRVFVQRGAKQRFLDSLKSRTEAMVLGDPMDEATQIGPLVSKAQQEKVLAYMEKGKAEGATLLTGGGIPNNVSGEGFYVQPAVFADVTDEMTIAREEIFGPVMCVLDFDTEEEVITRANATEFGLAGGVFTADISRAHRVVDHLEAGTLWINTYNLCPVEMPFGGSKQSGFGRENSAAALNHYSELKTVYVATGKVEAPY
- the betI gene encoding transcriptional regulator BetI, which produces MPKVGMEPLRRKALVDAALRTIGHHGSLNVTMSDIAREAGVSAALAHHYFGSKQQLLLETIRSLLRDLRRDAIAALTRASGPRERLSAIVRVSFQSDQFTQETVAAWLAFYVEAQRSEETRRLLVVYTKRLRSNIMDSLNRLCPPDDAARIAEGAAAMIDGLYIRHSLQAAPLGLSAAPALVEDYFDTQLKQFSDNKPSIRIL
- a CDS encoding ribbon-helix-helix domain-containing protein translates to MPMVTVSISPEQATKMREAVAGGSYASGSEVVRAALRLWVASVEQENASSPVSPEAAEEHLNVADLYAAHSRRRHG
- a CDS encoding GGDEF domain-containing protein yields the protein MLSTAIDHEAIRRFASGQMISMAKLVLESAFQPIVEATTGTVFGYESLMRGYDRIGFSNPLELLDHVEADGQLVALEQMLAGRALAKFSTLPEFSSATLFLNLDVRLIRHGDAILDTLLAHLAKAEIPPSSICFELSERFDNTSVPEFSTLISRMRREGFKLAIDDFGVGHGEMKLLCDFPVDYLKIDRYFIEGVDSNPRKRHMVKNIVNIAHVLGVRVIAEGIETEAEFLACREHGVDLVQGWFISRPTTFVTELQTAFPHLQHLGETRRSSQTLDEILIRRQIERLPTVFENDSIDSVFELFRRNPAQAFFPVLNANGEPRGVINEYHLKEYIYQPFGRDLLKNKVYERTISHFVDGAPIVGLDADADQLMNIFANMGGSACVILTENMRYVGVVSAASLIKVINEKQLKLAQEQNPLTALPGNRAISGFIEDACGDNDDNRFFCYCDFDNFKPFNDKYGFHVGDHAIGLFSALMRRYFFAGGCFLGHIGGDDFFIGVRDWTKEELTEILERLLSDFHDDVVALYSDEDRAAGQIKGHDRFGVERDFALLRCSIGVLQLPKELIIGSPEKIGAEIASIKKAAKESDSGLVIRSYGETK
- a CDS encoding NAD(P)H-quinone oxidoreductase gives rise to the protein MTLPSTMRFVDLPSFGGPEVMTFSNGSLPSPKAGEILVKVEAAGINRPDVAQRQGNYPAPKDASPVLGLEIAGEVVALGEGVSDYKIGDHVCALANGGGYAEYCVVPAGQALPFPRGYDAVKAAALPETFFTVWANLFQMAGLTEGESVLIHGGSSGIGTTAIQLAKAFGAEVYTTAGSKEKCDACEKLGAKRAINYREEDFAAVIKEETGGKGVDVILDMIGASYFEKNIASLAKDGCLSIIAFLGGTIAEKVDLRPIMVKRLTVTGSTMRPRTADEKRAIRDELVEQVWPLLETGKLAPVIHDVIDFAQVAEGHRLMESSGHIGKIVMRVG
- a CDS encoding toxin-antitoxin system TumE family protein codes for the protein MRAVLIEKMRKVISETAFFEVVLWHLPEPVPGSEHPFKYRLALVINGECVLRYDNERGKGDHRHIDGQEQPIVFLGLEELFEAFQTDMERILI
- a CDS encoding winged helix-turn-helix transcriptional regulator codes for the protein MTTLTVRLSTMDDMKARFAKAGQLAMSGKAIDAKPSIEFSSYDDLHRILAPLRLAIVRTLVGQGALSIREVARRVGRDVQAVHRDITTLINSGIIDRHENGVEFPYDQIHFEFDVTAEKAA